In the Halorubrum ruber genome, GGCGGGGACTACCCGTACCGCGGCGCCGGCTTCGTCGCGACCGTCATCCTGCTCGCGGGCGTCACGAACGTCCCGCGGATCAAGGAGCTCCAGCAGGTCGCCATCGAGGCGCAGGACAACCTCGACGAGATCCGCGAGGAGAGCGATGAGAACTTAGACGAGCTCGTCAGCGACGACAGCGACGAGCTGGAATCCCTGTTCTAGGGCCCGCCGTCTGCCGCGATGGAGGTCATCGTCCCCTTTTCGACCGACCGCCCGAAGTCTCGACTCTCGGACGTCCTCTCGCCAGACGAGCGGGCGGCGTTCGCGCGGGCGATGCTCGACGACGTACTCGACGCGGTCAAGGGGGCCGGCGGCGAGCCGCGCGTCCTCGCCACCGACACGGTCGACGTCGACGCGCCCGTCACCGTCGACGACCGGCCGCTGACGGACGCGGTGAACGCGGCGCTGGACGCGCGGCTGGGAACGGAAGAACGCGATAGATCGCCCGAGTCGGTCGCCGTCGTGATGGCGGACCTCGCGCTCGCGACCCCGGCCGCGCTCGACCGACTCTTCGCGGCCGGACACGACGCTGACGTCGCGATGGCCCCCGGGCGCGGCGGCGGCACGAACGCGTTCGTCGCCTCGCACCCCGAGTTCCGGGTGGACTACCACGGCGCGTCGTACCTCGATCACCGCGGGATCGCGGCCGAGGTCGGCGCGGACTTCGTCGCGGTCGACTCCCACCGACTCGGCACCGACGTCGACGAGCCGGCGGATCTCGCGGAGGTGCTGATCCACGGCGAAGGGAGGGCGGGGACGTGGCTCCGCGAGGCCGGCTTCGCGCTCGACGCGTCCGGGGGTCGCGTGGCGGCGGTTCGAGACTGAGCCGCCGTCGAACCGTGCCGGGAACGCGTCCGTCCCGTCCGCGGTCAGTGACGCGACAGTGAGGTCACCGCTGAGTTAGCTCGCCCGTTTCTTGGATGTCGAAGGCGAGGTTCTCCGTCTCGTCCCCCGACGGGATGAAGTGAACGTGGTCCTCGTCGGTCAGTTTCGAGTTCCCCTCGTACGCGTAATAGCGGACAAGATACCGTCCCGCGTCGACGACTCCCTCGGCCGTCGCCTCCCCGTCGGGTTCGACGTCGAACGACGAACTGAACGCTCTCGCCGCCGCCTCCGTCGCGCCGTCGTCGCGATAGAACTCCACCTCGACGGTGTAGGGAGCGTCCGTCTGGTTAAACAGGGTCACGTCGACTCGAGCGCCGCGGGATCGGAGCCGCGAACAGCCGGCGAGGGCGCCGGCCGCGGCGACACTGGCCGCCCGGAGCGCGGATCGTCGGGAGGGCATGGCTTCATCGTCGAGACGCGCGGGGCATCGGCTTTTCGGCTCGCTTCCGAACCGAACCGCACGCGTCCCGTCTCGCGCGGCGTCCGGCCCGGCCGCCCGACCGTGCCGGCCGGCCGCGACGTAACCGGATCCGGTGTCGACGAGGGATCCGCAACCGCGATTCTTTTTAAACGCCGACCGCGAGTGACGGCCGTGTTCGCCGGGGCCGACGAGTACGATATCGACGTCGCGGTCGACGAGCGGGCGGTCGAGCGACTGCTCTCGGTCCGCCCGGCCGACGTCGACGCCGCCGACCGGCTCACCTTCGCGCGCAACGTCTTCATCCCGCTGACGACCGCGTGCCGGTACACCTGTACGTACTGCACCTACTACGACGTCCCCGGCGAGGCGTCGCTGCTCTCGCCCGAGGAGGTGCGCGAGCAGTGCCGCGTCGGCGCCGACGCGGGCTGTACGGAGGCGCTGTTCACCTTCGGCGACGAGCCCGACGACCGGTACACCGAGGTCCACGAGACGCTCGCCGAGTGGGGGTTCGACTCGATCCACGAGTACCTCTACCGGGCCTGCGAGATCGCCTTAGAGGAGGGGTTACTCCCGCACTCGAATCCCGGTGACCTGACCGAGGCGCAGTTCGCCGACCTCCGCGAGGTGAACGCGTCGATGGGCGTCATGCTGGAGACGACCGCCGACGTCGACGCGCACTCCGGCGGGCGGCGGAAGACGCCCGGCCAGCGGCTCAACACGATCCGCGCTGCGGGTCGACAGGGCGTCCCGTTCACGACCGGAATTCTGGTCGGGATCGGCGAGGACTGGCGGGACCGGGCCGAGAGCCTGCTCGCGATCCGGGCGCTCCACGAGCGCCACGGCCACGTTCAGGAGGTGATCGTCCAGAACGTCGTCCCCAACGAGCGCTCCGACTTCCCGAAGCCGGACCTCGCGACGATGCGCCGGGCCGTCTCGATGGCCCGCGCGGCGCTCCCACCCGAGGTGTCGGTCCAGGTCCCGCCGAACCTCTCGCCGGCGGCGGATCTCGTCGACTGCGGGATCGACGACCTCGGGGGCGTCTCGCCGGTGACGGACGACTACATCAACCCCGCCTACGAGTGGCCGGACCTCCGCGAACTCGAGGCGGTGGCGGACGCGGGGGGCGTCCCGCTGCGCGAACGCCTCCCGACGTACGCGCGGTTCCTCTCGGACGAGATCCGGCCCGCGGGCGTCGAGCCCGCCCCCGAACCCGACGGTCGCGAGGCGTGGATCCCCCCGGCAGTCCGGGAACGGATCGCAGCGGACGACGTCCACGGCCGGCGGCTGCGCGCGGTCGCGCGCGGCGACGGGCCGCTCGCGGTTCGGAGCGACTGAGGCCTCGCGGTCCATCGCGTCGTAGCCGCCCGTCACACCGGACGTAAACAACCGCGCTGCCAGTAGCTTCTTTATATAGTCGCGTCAATGAGTGGACGATGTACCCATTACAGCTCGACGCGATCACGAACGCGGTCGACGTGGCGGCGATCGCGACGACGGCGCTCCGGTTCGTCGCCGGCTTCCTCGCCGTGTTGCTCCTCGGAAAGCTCGCCTTGGTTCCGGGTTTCAGACGGGTCGCCAGATCGCGCGGGTTCGACGAGGCGGTGGTGAGCCTCGGGACGAACGTCCTCAACGCCGTCGTCTGGGTGGCCGCGATCGCGATCGGCTTCGCCGTGGCCGGCTACGGGAGCTTCCTCTCGGCGTTCGCGGTGTTCGGCGGCGCCATCGCGCTCGCGGTCGGCTTCGCCGCGCAGGACCTCCTCGGGAACTTCGTCGCCGGCGTGTTCATCCTCAAGGACAAGCCGTTCGAGGTCGGCGACTGGATCGAGTGGAACGGCAACGCCGGCCGCGTCGAGGAGATCGACCTCCGCGTCTCGCGGGTCCGGACGTTCGACAACGAGCTGGTGACGGTGCCGAACGGGGACCTCGCGAACAACGCGGTCACCAACCCCGTCGCCTACGACACGCTCCGACAGAAGTTCGTCTTCGGGATCGGCTACGACGACGACATCGAGACGGCGACCGACATCATCGTCGAGAGGGCCGAGGCCCACGAGGAGATCCTCGACGACCCGGGCGTCTCGGTCCGGCTCGTCGAGCTCGGCGACTCCGCCGTCGGGCTCCAGTCGCGCTGGTGGATCGCGGACCCCGACCGCGGCGACTTCGTCCGCGTGCGCTCCGAGTACGTCACCGCGGTGAAGGAGGCGTTCGACGCCGCCGGCATCGACATGCCGTACGTCCACCGGCAGCTCACCGGCAGCGTCGAAGTGATCGAAGAGGTCGCCGCCGACGAGTAACGCGCTCGCCGCTCCCCTTCACCCGACCTCTTCTTCCGCGTCGCCCGCGTCGGGCCGATACTGCCGGCTGACCGCCTGCCACCGGTTCGAGCGGAACCGGTAGCCGTTGAGTCCGGCCGGCACGAGTTTCTCCGCCACCAGCGCCGCGTAGAGGCCGCCGACGCCGAGCGGCGTGACGAGGCCGACGAGCGCGACCGGGAGCGCGAACGCGTACAGCCCGATCATCGACGCCACGAAGGGCCACCGCGTGTCGCCCGCGCCGCGCAGCGACCCCGTGACCGAGCCGTCGATCCCGAGCGGCACCGCCGAGATCGCGGCCGCGACGACGAACGCCGCGGTGGCGCTCACCGCGGCCGGGTCGTCGACGAAGACGCCCGCGATCGGCGTGGCGGCGGCGATCACCGCGGCCGACGCGAGGACGTAGACGACCGCCGACAAGGCGATCACGTCGCGGCCGTACGCGGTCGCGAGCGACTCCTCGCCCGCGCCGAGCCGCTGGCCGACGAGCGTGCTCGCGGCGATAGAGAAGCCCCAGCTGAAGCTGCCGAGCAGGGCCCGCACCCGGCGGCCGACCTCGAGGGCGGCGACCGTCGCGGAGCCGAACGACGACGCGGCCCACAGGAGCGGGAACACCACGACCCCCTCGGCCACTCGCCGCGCGATCAGCGGCGCGGAGACCCGGAGCAGCTGTCGGGTCAGCCCGGCGTCGAACCACGGCCCGGAGACCTCGACCGGGACGGGCGAGGCGCCGCGGCCGAAGTACGACCGGCCGGACATCCCCACGCGAGGACGAGCCCGACCGCGGCGATGGAGACGGCGGTGCCGAGGCCGGCGCCGAACACGCCCAGCCCGGCGCCGAGGACGAGCCAGACCGTGAGAACGACGTTCAACAGCGCGCCGCCGGCGCGCGCGACCATCGGGGTGCGGGTGTCCCCGACGCCGGCGTACGTCCGGCTGGCGATCATGTTGAAGAATTCGAAGGCGAGCGCGGGCGCCGTGACGGCGAGGTAGGTGGTCCCCGCGGACAGCGCCGCGCCGTCGCCGCCGACGAGGGCGACCAGCCGCTCCGCGCCGAGGACATAGCCGGCGACGATCGGCACGACGAGCAGCGCGGCCACGATCAGCGACTGCTTGACGACGAGCCCCGCCCGCCCGCGCTCGTCGCCGCCGTAGTTCTGCGAGACCAGCGAGACGGTGCCGCCGGCGAGCCCGATGGAGACGAACTTCGCGAGCTGCCAGAACGCGAAGGCGTAGCCGAGCCCAGCGACCGCGGAGACGCCGAGCGCGTACCCGATCACCGCGAGGTCGACGGTGTTCTTCGACATGATCGCGAACCCCGTCACGATCCGCGGCCACGCGAGCCCCATCGTCTCGTCGAGCCGCGACCGGTCGATGACGCCGGCCCGGTCGAGCGCGCCCGCGACCGCCTCGCCGACGCGCGCGGCGCCGTTCCGGAGCCGGGATAGCATTGGACCGCGGTACGGACCGGGCGGGCTTGTGTCTGTCCGTCCCACCCGCGTCCCCGAGCTCGCCCGTCCGCGGAGCGCAACCGTTTTCACCTGACTATCCGCTTGTACCACGCATGAATATCAGCGGGTGGCAGACGTATCTCGTCACGGCGACGAGCCGCTCCGCGGGGCGCACGACTCCCGAGGTGGTCGCGGCCGCGCTCGACGGCGGCGTCGACGTCGTCCAGCTCCGCGACAAGGCGACGAGCGCGCGGGAGCGCTACGAAACCGGGCTCCGCGTCCGCGAGCTGACCACCGAGGCCGGGGTGCCGCTGATCGTCAACGATCGGATCGACCTCGCGAGCGCGGTCGACGCCGACGGCGTCCACCTCGGCCAGTCGGACCTCCCGGTCGCGGTCGCCCGCGAACAGCTGGGCGAGGACGCCGTCGTCGGCGTCTCGGCCTCGACGGTCGAGCAGGCCGAGTCGGCCGAGGCCGCCGGCGCGGACTACCTCGGCGTCGGCGCCGTCTACGGCACCGACTCGAAGGACGTCTCCGGCGACCGCGACGGGATCGGCGTCGAGCGGATCGCCGCGGTCGCCGACGCGGTTGACCTCCCGGTGATCGGTATCGGCGGGATCGACGCGAGCAACGCGGCGCCGGTGGTCGAAGCGGGCGCGACCGGCGTGGCCGCGCTGTCGGCGATCACGGCCGCCGAGGACCCGGAGGTGGCGACCGCAGCGTTGCGGAAGGCGGTGACGGAGTGAGGCGAACGCGGCCGGGCCGACGCCTCCGACCCGGTCACCAGTCGCGCTCGTACTCGGGGTCGAACAGCCGGGCAGACATGGGCGCCGGGTCGCCCTCGGTGAGGTTGTACTCCGAGAAGTCGGTGACGCCCGCCTCGCGGAGCAGGGCCTCGTCGTAGAAGCTGTTCCCCGTACACTCCGCCGGGTCGCGCGCGAGGATCTCGAGGACCGCGTCGGAGACGATTTCCGGGCTTCGCCAGTCGTCCTCGGTGCCGAGCCCGAAGTAGCGCGTCGCGCGGGTGTCGATGGTCGTCACCGGCCAGAACGTGTTACAGCCGACGTCGTCGCCCGCCAGTTCCTCGGCGAGCGAGAGCGTGACGAACGACATCCCGAGTTTCGACCACGCGTACGGCGCCTTGCCCGGCGAGCGGTCGGTCGTGACCGGCGGCGCGTTCGTCAGCAGCCACGCGCCGTCGAGCCCCGCGAGGTGGTCGGCGAACGCGTGCGCGACGAGGTGGGTCCCGCGGACGTTCACGTCGGTGAGGAGGTCGAACCGGTCCGCCGGGAGGTCGGCGACGTTCGCCAGCTGGATCGCGCTCGCGTTGTTGATGACGATGTCCACCTCGCCGAAGTGATCGATCGACTCCTCGACGACGGCCTCGACGCGGTCCTCGTCGCGGAGATTCAGTTCGAGCGCGAGCGCCTCCGGCCCGCGCTCGCGCACCTCGCGGGCCGTCTGTTCGATCGACCCCGCCAGCTCGGAGTCGTCGTCGTCCGTCGTCTTTCCCGTCGAGACGATATTACACCCGTGGTCGGCGAGCGCGAGCGCGATCTGCTTGCCGATGCCGCGAGTCGTTCCGGTGATGAACGCCGTCGAGCCCGAGAGGTCGGGGTCCGCGAGTGGCATACCCCACCTTCGACCGACCGCGGGATAATTCTCGGTGGTTGAGCGCGGAATCGACGAGACGGTATTTAAATATCGACGAGCGGCTGCGACGATCGCATATAAATGGACGATGCGGTGGCGCGTGCCGACGAGCGCCCGGAGGGCGCGAGTCGCACGCGCGAGGGAGTCGGCCGACCGAAGGGAGGCCGACGAGGCTGGGGAGGTGTGAGGCTGCGGTGCGGGGCGGGACTCAAAGGGGCAGTCGCGAGGCGGGCGCAGGCGACGCAAGCACCACAGGAACGAGCGCAGCGAGTGACGAGGAGCGCAGCGAGCGTGCGCCCGCCTCGCGGCTGGGGCTTTGGAGGTGTTCGTCGTCGATCCGCCAGCAACTATTTATAAATGAGCGGCTGGGGCTTTGGAGGTGTTCGTCGTCGATCCGTCAGCAACTATTTATAAACGAGCGGCTGGGGCTTTGGAGGTGTTCGCCGCCGATCTGCGGACAGATGTTTATAAATGAGCGGCTGGGGCTT is a window encoding:
- a CDS encoding mechanosensitive ion channel family protein, with product MYPLQLDAITNAVDVAAIATTALRFVAGFLAVLLLGKLALVPGFRRVARSRGFDEAVVSLGTNVLNAVVWVAAIAIGFAVAGYGSFLSAFAVFGGAIALAVGFAAQDLLGNFVAGVFILKDKPFEVGDWIEWNGNAGRVEEIDLRVSRVRTFDNELVTVPNGDLANNAVTNPVAYDTLRQKFVFGIGYDDDIETATDIIVERAEAHEEILDDPGVSVRLVELGDSAVGLQSRWWIADPDRGDFVRVRSEYVTAVKEAFDAAGIDMPYVHRQLTGSVEVIEEVAADE
- a CDS encoding SDR family oxidoreductase; amino-acid sequence: MPLADPDLSGSTAFITGTTRGIGKQIALALADHGCNIVSTGKTTDDDDSELAGSIEQTAREVRERGPEALALELNLRDEDRVEAVVEESIDHFGEVDIVINNASAIQLANVADLPADRFDLLTDVNVRGTHLVAHAFADHLAGLDGAWLLTNAPPVTTDRSPGKAPYAWSKLGMSFVTLSLAEELAGDDVGCNTFWPVTTIDTRATRYFGLGTEDDWRSPEIVSDAVLEILARDPAECTGNSFYDEALLREAGVTDFSEYNLTEGDPAPMSARLFDPEYERDW
- the cofC gene encoding 2-phospho-L-lactate guanylyltransferase; amino-acid sequence: MEVIVPFSTDRPKSRLSDVLSPDERAAFARAMLDDVLDAVKGAGGEPRVLATDTVDVDAPVTVDDRPLTDAVNAALDARLGTEERDRSPESVAVVMADLALATPAALDRLFAAGHDADVAMAPGRGGGTNAFVASHPEFRVDYHGASYLDHRGIAAEVGADFVAVDSHRLGTDVDEPADLAEVLIHGEGRAGTWLREAGFALDASGGRVAAVRD
- the cofG gene encoding 7,8-didemethyl-8-hydroxy-5-deazariboflavin synthase subunit CofG produces the protein MFAGADEYDIDVAVDERAVERLLSVRPADVDAADRLTFARNVFIPLTTACRYTCTYCTYYDVPGEASLLSPEEVREQCRVGADAGCTEALFTFGDEPDDRYTEVHETLAEWGFDSIHEYLYRACEIALEEGLLPHSNPGDLTEAQFADLREVNASMGVMLETTADVDAHSGGRRKTPGQRLNTIRAAGRQGVPFTTGILVGIGEDWRDRAESLLAIRALHERHGHVQEVIVQNVVPNERSDFPKPDLATMRRAVSMARAALPPEVSVQVPPNLSPAADLVDCGIDDLGGVSPVTDDYINPAYEWPDLRELEAVADAGGVPLRERLPTYARFLSDEIRPAGVEPAPEPDGREAWIPPAVRERIAADDVHGRRLRAVARGDGPLAVRSD
- the thiE gene encoding thiamine phosphate synthase, producing the protein MNISGWQTYLVTATSRSAGRTTPEVVAAALDGGVDVVQLRDKATSARERYETGLRVRELTTEAGVPLIVNDRIDLASAVDADGVHLGQSDLPVAVAREQLGEDAVVGVSASTVEQAESAEAAGADYLGVGAVYGTDSKDVSGDRDGIGVERIAAVADAVDLPVIGIGGIDASNAAPVVEAGATGVAALSAITAAEDPEVATAALRKAVTE